CACTTTTTTGTCAAAACGTGTAGCCTCACTgagctagtaaaagggactgggcgtttaattgggactaggctttaaATTGAAGTTGTATGGTAACTAATTTctattttaaaatgtctaaagGGTGCAGAAGAAAGTATTtcaataaatatgttttattagaGAAATGTGtctatattttttgtattatatattCCAGATAATAATTTGATAAAGTTGATAGATGAATATACAAAAAGACCCACATCAATTTCAAATTCCTCTCTTATTGTAACCAGATTACTGTCATTCACTAACATTGCTTCAATATAATTGATAGTGCAGCAGAATGGTGCATCATTAAAATACTTAATAAGTATTGCCTTTTGACCAGGTAATCAGGTGTAACCTTTATAACTATTTTAGTAAAGATTATTTGTAATCTATTTCTATCTAAATTATTTCTGTTTCGGAAGACATAGGAGAAGGtaaaataattactttttttactgatttatgTCACATCATAGACttggttttatattttttatattcacaGCTAAACATTGTTTTGTGGAGCAGCAGGGTGGGTGTTTAATTTAAGTCCATAGGTGGCAGTGTACACTCTTTAGTGGGTTTTGCAGGTCTCCAGGCAACACAGAGTAGAAGAAGGCGAACAAGATGGCGGAACGAGGCTACAGTTTCTCCCTCACCACATTTAGGTAAACTTTGGTAAAATTactatgaaatataaaaacagcatCTAAACTTTCAGCCAGTAGAGTTGTTGTTGTACATCAGTTTGATAAAGTATATGCGGAGTTTTCCATATTGACGGGAAAATAAGGTTTTGTGTGCCTTTGTAGTCGATGCACTGTCATTGCCGGGTAGTGTAATGaatcagctaacgttaacggTTAGCATGTCGGCTAacgtgttttttaaattaaaccgTTAAGTGTCAGTTTTTTGCTCATATCAATAAGTAGACCTCGCCTGATTGTGTTATTTGTGAGAATATTACTAAATAGATCGAAACAGGTCAGTTTTACATGCTAATTATAAGCTTTTAGagactaacgttagcttagctaacagttaacgttagctacacTAGCTCAGATGAGTGGGTTGTTTTAGCTTTTCCTTTCACTTTCGTCTTTGGcaattgttgtcttgttttcaaACTGCAGATGTTGCTGTATCTTTATATGGTTTAGTTGATGTTCCTCCGCTTCATAGCATGTTAATTTAGCATCATGTGTTTCATCCTGCAGCCCCTCGGGTAAACTGGTCCAGATTGAGTATGCCCTGGCAGCTGTAGCAGCCGGAGCACCGTCAGTGGGAATCAAAGGTATGGAGTCCTGGAAGTGTGTGGGGCATATTAAACTGTAGGTTTTAAACCACATTCATTGGATGTCTGATTGATAACAGAGAATAGAACAAGACTCTGCTTGGAAATGTTTATAATGCCAAATTGCAATTCGCTGTAATAGGGTAAAGTAACACATGGAGTGGATGTTAACAGGTTCTGATGTATTGCCACACCTTCAGAGTAATATTTCCTGACTTCATTGTGGAAGACTACAGTGCATAGGGCAGTGTGCCTTTAGTGATGCTTAATTAAggttaaacttaaaaaaaataaaataaacaatggCTGTGTGAATGTAATGCAGAAAGTAAAGCCACATTGTATCTTTGCTTTGCCATCCAAACTGCTTAACATAATAATGAAGGATGTGCTATTTATCCAGACAAGTCATTATGCCCACCTAACAGACACTGGTGCAGCAACCTAAGCAGACACCAGCATACTTAAAGGCTATGCATACCATAACGTGGTTGAAACTGGTTAGAAAATAATTATCAGTTATGATTTGTGAGGACACTAATCGTGATATTGTCCTTCATTTTCAGCTTCCAATGGAGTTGTCCTTGcaacagagaagaaacaaaagTCCATTCTGTATGACGAGCAGAGTGTCCACAAAGTGGAGCCCATCACTAAACACATAGGCATGGTCTACAGCGGCATGGGGCCCGACTACAGGTGGGGattctttgtttttcagcaacttaGGTTTCCTTTCTAACTTTAGATAAGTAGTATCTTTCTTTGTGATGTCAGCTGCTTTTAAATGCACTATAGGGGGAAAATGTAAAGATGGACTGCGCTTGTTCATAAGCagctagtctctatatacagactctacattctgtaggcaaaccctggagatcttgcctccggaagaagagtggaagagccctggtttccggttgtaggctgtttgtagtccgcgtgatattgaccaatcacgtttgagccggctgcagttgttgccaggttaaacggtccgtgcggtgaattAACGAGGCAGAACATTATTgccatcactgcaaactctgaatccatcgcgatggttcagcatatttacttatatatatataaacggaagtcggaaacggaaattcgcctcctccgcccaaatcaaaccggaattccaaaaaatcgggggtctgcccccagaggctgtatcgccgtctgctggaagtcagacgccgaatacagccgatgggttccgagaatgataAGCAGCTAAAGCAACAGTATTGTTAGCCTTACTCAGTCTATTTTATTGGaggttttacatgttttaactATTTTGCAAAACATACCATAAAAGTTTTAGATTGATATACTGCTTTGGGGACAGCTTTGGGCATCTAAGATTTTCCAGTCAAGAAAGCACATATCTTATTGGAGACTAATTTGTACTTATTAAAACCTAAAGTGTTTCCTGGGGGATTTTccagggtgattttttttttttcttcttcagtgtTGTTGAGTTAAACTTAAAGCTAGTACTTTGCCTTGTGCACACACTTGTAcagtataattatgagttttagTCTTTGGTGTTGTGAGCATATCCATAcaagggctgggcaatatggagagaatcaaacatcacaatatttttgaccacatatctCAATATCTACATTGTGACAATATTGCAGGCTtgatttttgatgattttacaatttttttttacacaattaGGAGTTTgctaaataatcatcagtaaagTGGATGTAATGGCTAATTGGGCAAAGACAAACAATAGAATAGCTAgagcagaaaattacatcacttcactgtaatggagtgtttaaaaccaggaaaggcaacacttatgatattacaatatccaaaatctgaaGATATCTATTGTCATATCCcaataatattgatatattgcccagcttGTATCCATATCTTATGTGCACAAGGAAAAAACGTCATTCAGGACTTTGTTCCTAAAAGACGGCATGTTGCTACCAGAGTTTGTCTGACTACTGAACCTCATATGCACAGTTAAATTAATGAGTTGTGTCATCCCTACAGGGTTTTAGTGCGACGAGCCCGGAAGTTGGCACAACAGTACTTCCTGGTTTACCAGGAGCCAATCCCCACAGGCCAACTTGTCCAGAGAGTGGCCTCTGTAATGCAGGAGTACACACAGTCTGGGTGAGTATACAAAAGATGTACCAATACATGCTCTGTTTATAGACACATCACCTTTATATTTTTAGAGGTAAGATGTATTC
This DNA window, taken from Epinephelus moara isolate mb chromosome 6, YSFRI_EMoa_1.0, whole genome shotgun sequence, encodes the following:
- the psma2a gene encoding proteasome subunit alpha type-2; translation: MAERGYSFSLTTFSPSGKLVQIEYALAAVAAGAPSVGIKASNGVVLATEKKQKSILYDEQSVHKVEPITKHIGMVYSGMGPDYRVLVRRARKLAQQYFLVYQEPIPTGQLVQRVASVMQEYTQSGGVRPFGVSLLIAGWDEDHPYLFQSDPSGAYFAWKATAMGKNYVNGKTFLEKRYNNDLELEDAIHTAILTLKESFEGQMTEENIEVGICNEAGFKRLTPAEVKDYLAAIA